Proteins encoded within one genomic window of Leptolyngbya sp. FACHB-261:
- a CDS encoding ROK family protein: MGEGRAIGIDLGGTNLKLGLYSETGSCLGKLMVPTPQPASPEAVTSAMVAAIEQLDPDRQATVLGVGTPGPTDVSGRVALVAINLAGWQDVTLADWLEARTGRRVVLANDANCAGLGEAWLGAGREFQDLIVLTLGTGVGGAIILNGQLFSGHRGAAGELGLIALYPQGHPCNSGNQGSLEQYCSIGAIRRRTGSDPKDLSVLARQGDATALAHWQAIGSDLGIGLSSLIYVLTPQAVLLGGGVSAGFEFFQAAMQAEIERRVLPSSRTGLVIRPAALGNEAGTIGAARLAFQHLVR, from the coding sequence ATGGGTGAAGGGCGGGCGATTGGCATTGACTTAGGTGGGACCAACCTCAAGCTGGGCCTTTACTCAGAGACTGGAAGCTGTCTCGGTAAGCTTATGGTGCCTACGCCTCAACCCGCCAGCCCTGAAGCTGTTACCTCTGCCATGGTTGCGGCCATTGAGCAATTGGATCCTGATCGGCAAGCCACTGTCTTAGGTGTCGGCACGCCCGGTCCCACTGACGTCAGTGGACGCGTTGCCCTGGTCGCCATCAATCTAGCTGGCTGGCAGGATGTGACACTCGCCGATTGGCTGGAAGCTCGCACTGGAAGGCGGGTCGTGCTGGCTAACGATGCCAATTGCGCTGGCCTAGGCGAGGCTTGGCTAGGGGCAGGCCGAGAATTTCAGGATTTAATTGTGCTCACCCTAGGTACGGGGGTAGGTGGCGCCATTATTCTGAACGGTCAGTTGTTTTCGGGGCACCGAGGCGCAGCAGGCGAACTGGGCCTGATTGCGCTCTACCCCCAAGGTCACCCTTGCAACAGCGGCAACCAGGGCTCACTGGAACAGTATTGCTCAATAGGAGCAATCCGCCGTCGCACAGGCTCAGATCCCAAGGATCTTTCAGTTTTGGCCAGGCAGGGCGATGCAACGGCCCTGGCACACTGGCAGGCCATCGGCAGTGACTTGGGCATTGGCCTCAGCAGTCTGATCTATGTGCTAACTCCCCAGGCGGTGCTCTTAGGCGGTGGGGTCAGTGCAGGCTTTGAGTTTTTTCAGGCAGCGATGCAAGCTGAAATCGAGCGACGAGTGCTGCCAAGCTCTAGGACAGGGCTTGTGATTCGGCCAGCGGCTCTAGGCAACGAAGCAGGTACTATCGGGGCGGCAAGGCTAGCCTTTCAGCACTTAGTCAGGTGA
- a CDS encoding N-acetylmannosamine-6-phosphate 2-epimerase: MDWRNALAGRLVVSCQAPVRSPLHEPSVIAAMAAAAVEGGAAGVRIDSPPHIRAVRARVDAPLIGLWKKVLPGYEVYITPQFQHAQEVAQAGADLIAIDATQRPRPGGEQLAELIRRIHTELNLPVMADVASFDEALVAEAAGADVVGTTLYGYTAETKQATPPGFELLAAMVATLKVPVICEGGIASPEMVRKALDLGAFTVVVGTAITGIDAKVQAFMQAL; this comes from the coding sequence ATGGATTGGCGTAATGCTCTAGCAGGCCGCTTAGTGGTGTCCTGTCAGGCCCCTGTTCGTTCTCCCCTCCACGAACCCAGCGTGATCGCTGCGATGGCTGCCGCCGCTGTAGAGGGTGGTGCTGCTGGTGTCCGGATCGACTCACCGCCTCATATCCGGGCAGTCCGTGCTCGGGTTGACGCGCCGCTTATTGGGTTATGGAAAAAGGTGCTGCCGGGCTATGAGGTCTACATCACGCCCCAGTTTCAGCATGCGCAGGAAGTTGCCCAGGCTGGGGCCGATCTAATCGCCATTGATGCTACGCAGCGTCCCCGTCCAGGTGGCGAGCAATTGGCTGAGCTCATCCGACGGATTCACACAGAGCTGAATCTCCCAGTGATGGCGGATGTGGCTAGCTTCGATGAAGCGTTGGTGGCAGAAGCAGCAGGTGCCGATGTTGTGGGGACTACGCTTTATGGCTATACCGCAGAAACCAAGCAGGCAACGCCCCCCGGCTTTGAGTTGCTTGCCGCTATGGTTGCAACCTTAAAAGTGCCAGTAATTTGTGAAGGCGGGATCGCCAGCCCTGAGATGGTACGCAAAGCCTTAGATCTTGGCGCTTTTACCGTTGTAGTTGGCACCGCAATTACTGGCATTGATGCCAAGGTGCAAGCCTTTATGCAAGCTCTTTAG
- the argC gene encoding N-acetyl-gamma-glutamyl-phosphate reductase, which yields MGERVPVGIVGASGYGGIQLVRLLLEHPALELAYLGGSGSVGQSFADLYPHLSHRLQGVTVEAVDPDEIARRCKVVFLSLPNGLACELAPPLLEKGCKVLDLSADYRFEDLQVYQSWYGRERTDQAVSEQAVYGLPELYRERIAGASLVGCPGCYPTASLLGVAPLLKQGLIEPESVIIDAKSGTSGGGRQAKVNLLLAEADNSLGAYGVASHRHTPEIEQVCSNLAGHAVRVQFTPHMIPMVRGILSTIYARLRDPGLVREDLITIYRAFYRSSPWVQVLPSGIYPQTKWAAGTNLCYIGLEVDPRTDRVIVLSAIDNLLKGQAGQAIQCLNIMMGWEETLGLPQLGFYP from the coding sequence ATGGGTGAACGGGTGCCGGTAGGCATTGTCGGCGCATCGGGTTATGGGGGCATCCAACTGGTCCGCCTGCTGCTAGAGCATCCGGCTCTAGAACTGGCCTATTTGGGGGGTAGTGGTAGCGTTGGGCAGTCGTTTGCTGACCTGTACCCCCATCTCAGCCATCGGTTACAGGGGGTTACGGTTGAGGCAGTAGATCCAGACGAGATTGCTCGTCGCTGTAAGGTGGTTTTCCTGTCGCTGCCCAACGGTTTAGCCTGCGAACTGGCTCCTCCTCTGTTAGAGAAGGGTTGCAAGGTGCTAGACCTATCGGCGGACTATCGCTTTGAGGATTTACAGGTTTATCAAAGCTGGTATGGTCGGGAGCGCACAGACCAGGCGGTATCTGAGCAGGCTGTCTATGGCTTGCCAGAACTCTATCGCGAGCGCATTGCCGGAGCTAGTTTAGTGGGTTGCCCCGGTTGTTATCCCACTGCCAGCCTGCTTGGGGTTGCACCCTTACTCAAGCAGGGCTTGATCGAACCCGAAAGTGTGATCATCGACGCTAAATCGGGAACCTCGGGTGGCGGTCGTCAAGCCAAGGTCAATTTGCTGTTGGCAGAGGCCGATAACTCTCTGGGCGCCTATGGCGTTGCCAGCCACCGTCACACCCCAGAAATCGAGCAGGTGTGTAGCAATCTGGCTGGACATGCGGTGCGCGTCCAGTTCACACCCCACATGATCCCAATGGTGCGCGGCATTTTGAGCACGATCTACGCACGGCTGCGCGACCCCGGGTTAGTCCGTGAGGATCTAATTACCATCTATCGGGCGTTCTATCGCTCCTCTCCCTGGGTGCAGGTGCTGCCCAGTGGCATTTATCCTCAGACCAAGTGGGCGGCAGGCACCAATCTCTGCTATATCGGCTTGGAAGTAGACCCTCGCACCGACCGAGTGATTGTGCTCTCTGCGATTGACAACTTGCTCAAGGGGCAAGCCGGTCAGGCAATCCAGTGCCTGAATATCATGATGGGTTGGGAAGAAACCTTGGGTCTGCCTCAGCTAGGGTTTTATCCGTAG